One genomic segment of Natrialbaceae archaeon AArc-T1-2 includes these proteins:
- the gatA gene encoding Asp-tRNA(Asn)/Glu-tRNA(Gln) amidotransferase subunit GatA, producing MSANIFITETELEGADDGPLAGTTVAVKDNISTDGVRTTCGSAMLEEYVPPYDATVIERLKEAGATIVGKTNMDEFGMGSTTETSSFGPTDNPAAPGYVPGGSSGGSAAAVAAGEADLALGSDTGGSIRCPAAFCGVVGLKPTYGLVSRYGLVAYGNSLEQIGPFAESVEGAAELLDVIAGPDDRDATTREDGEDADYAGAADGDVDGLEIGVPTELLEGADEGVVETFWDAIDDLESQGASYHEVSLPSVEHAVEAYYVIAMSEASSNLARFDGVRYGTSGGYEGNWNEAFAQARDEGFGDEVKRRILLGTYALSAGYHDKYYKKAQDARAWVKQDFDEALSEADVLASPTMPVPPFERGESLDDPLQMYLADANTVPVNLADLPAISVPAGEADGLPVGLQIVGPAFGEEEIIRAASALE from the coding sequence ATGTCGGCGAACATCTTCATCACCGAGACCGAACTCGAGGGTGCGGACGACGGACCGCTCGCGGGCACGACCGTCGCCGTCAAGGACAACATCTCCACCGACGGCGTCAGGACGACCTGTGGCTCTGCGATGCTCGAGGAGTACGTCCCACCCTACGACGCCACCGTGATCGAGCGCCTGAAGGAAGCGGGTGCGACGATCGTCGGCAAGACGAACATGGACGAGTTCGGGATGGGATCGACGACCGAAACCTCCTCCTTCGGTCCGACGGACAACCCGGCCGCACCGGGGTACGTCCCGGGCGGCTCCTCGGGCGGCTCGGCGGCCGCCGTCGCCGCCGGCGAGGCGGATCTCGCGCTCGGGTCGGACACGGGTGGCTCGATCCGGTGTCCGGCCGCCTTCTGTGGCGTCGTCGGTCTCAAACCCACCTACGGGCTCGTCTCCCGGTACGGACTGGTCGCCTACGGCAACAGCTTAGAGCAGATCGGTCCGTTCGCGGAGAGCGTCGAAGGTGCCGCCGAACTGCTCGACGTGATCGCGGGTCCCGACGACAGGGACGCCACCACGCGGGAGGACGGGGAAGATGCCGACTACGCCGGCGCGGCCGACGGCGACGTCGACGGCCTCGAGATCGGCGTCCCCACCGAGTTGCTCGAGGGAGCAGACGAGGGCGTCGTCGAGACGTTCTGGGACGCCATCGACGACCTCGAGTCCCAGGGCGCGAGCTACCACGAAGTCAGCCTGCCCTCGGTCGAACACGCCGTCGAGGCCTACTACGTGATCGCGATGTCGGAAGCCTCCTCGAACCTCGCCCGGTTCGACGGCGTCCGCTACGGCACCTCCGGCGGCTACGAGGGTAACTGGAACGAGGCCTTCGCCCAAGCCCGCGATGAGGGCTTCGGCGACGAGGTCAAACGCCGCATCCTGCTTGGCACCTACGCCCTCTCTGCCGGCTATCACGACAAGTACTACAAGAAGGCCCAGGACGCCCGCGCGTGGGTGAAACAGGACTTCGACGAGGCCCTCTCGGAGGCGGACGTCCTCGCCTCGCCGACGATGCCGGTCCCGCCGTTCGAACGCGGCGAGAGCCTCGACGATCCGCTGCAGATGTACCTCGCGGACGCGAACACCGTGCCGGTCAACCTCGCGGACCTGCCGGCGATCTCCGTTCCAGCGGGCGAGGCCGACGGGCTGCCGGTCGGGCTCCAGATCGTCGGCCCCGCCTTCGGCGAGGAGGAGATTATTCGAGCGGCGAGTGCACTCGAGTGA
- a CDS encoding helix-turn-helix transcriptional regulator, with the protein MSVAEIEAELSEDERAGLALVRETGGIHQSDFWKELDVSSRKGSRIVESLVEKELVDREEAIYDGHNTYYITPTARDLDFTLLMAGDMLSPFIGEEEIDSNSDAFSQWIMNLAYEE; encoded by the coding sequence GTGAGCGTCGCGGAGATCGAAGCCGAACTGTCGGAGGACGAACGCGCCGGCCTCGCGCTCGTCCGCGAGACCGGCGGAATCCACCAGAGCGACTTCTGGAAAGAGCTCGACGTCTCCTCGCGGAAGGGAAGTCGGATCGTCGAATCGCTCGTCGAGAAAGAGCTCGTCGATCGCGAGGAGGCGATTTACGACGGTCACAACACCTACTACATCACGCCGACGGCTCGCGACCTCGACTTTACGCTTCTTATGGCCGGCGACATGCTCTCGCCGTTTATCGGCGAAGAGGAGATCGATTCCAACAGCGACGCCTTCTCGCAGTGGATCATGAATCTCGCCTACGAGGAGTGA
- a CDS encoding NRDE family protein: MCTLILAWRVFDDAPVVVAANRDEYRDRPSRPPGVYSEEPLVIAPRDAKAGGTWIGFNEHGLFAGITNRWNDVDLAGERSRGLLVADVLERESVREAVQTVERSTAENEYAGFNLVVADDSEAVWLGWDGELARTDFEPGVHVVVNVAVDDRVEIPASRTELGAEQAENARAVRDALAPEPDEGIEPWLDRTRSVLGDHEYGVCLHENGFGTTSSSLIVLGDDPGYAFADGPPCRSTYERVDVNVDLEGQF, from the coding sequence GTGTGCACGCTCATCCTCGCGTGGCGGGTCTTCGACGACGCGCCGGTCGTCGTCGCCGCCAACCGCGACGAATACCGTGACCGTCCCTCTCGTCCCCCCGGCGTCTACAGCGAGGAGCCGCTGGTGATCGCCCCCCGGGACGCGAAGGCGGGCGGGACCTGGATCGGGTTCAACGAACACGGGCTCTTCGCCGGAATCACGAACCGCTGGAACGATGTCGACCTCGCCGGCGAGCGCTCGCGCGGACTGCTGGTCGCCGACGTCCTCGAGCGTGAAAGCGTCCGCGAGGCGGTCCAAACCGTCGAGCGATCGACTGCCGAGAACGAGTACGCCGGCTTCAACCTCGTCGTCGCGGACGACTCCGAAGCGGTCTGGCTCGGCTGGGACGGCGAGCTCGCACGGACCGACTTCGAACCGGGCGTCCACGTCGTCGTCAACGTCGCCGTCGACGACCGGGTCGAGATCCCCGCGAGCCGGACCGAGCTGGGAGCCGAGCAGGCCGAAAACGCCCGGGCGGTCCGGGACGCTCTCGCGCCCGAACCCGACGAGGGCATCGAGCCGTGGCTCGATCGCACGCGGTCGGTGCTCGGCGACCACGAGTACGGCGTCTGTCTTCACGAGAACGGCTTCGGGACGACGTCCTCGTCGCTGATCGTACTCGGCGACGATCCGGGCTACGCGTTCGCCGACGGCCCGCCGTGTCGGAGTACCTACGAGCGCGTCGACGTCAACGTCGACCTCGAAGGGCAGTTTTAA
- a CDS encoding uS10/mL48 family ribosomal protein, giving the protein MTFVTRLTLQSGDRAALDSIVDDIKTTAEKKGAALKGPHSHPPEDLTVPQHCRLHADDERRFPSWSYTVFTRELEIHGHDNLARNIASQNFPDSVHIEAEVEQIHGTGSGN; this is encoded by the coding sequence ATGACGTTCGTCACCCGTCTTACCCTCCAGAGCGGAGACAGGGCCGCACTCGATAGCATCGTCGACGACATCAAGACGACGGCCGAGAAGAAAGGTGCGGCGCTGAAAGGACCGCACTCGCATCCGCCCGAAGACCTCACCGTCCCACAGCACTGCCGATTGCACGCCGACGACGAACGACGGTTCCCCTCGTGGAGCTACACCGTCTTCACGCGCGAACTCGAGATCCACGGTCACGACAACCTCGCCCGAAACATCGCCTCGCAGAACTTTCCTGATTCAGTACACATCGAAGCCGAAGTCGAGCAGATTCACGGAACCGGAAGCGGAAACTGA
- a CDS encoding bis(5'-nucleosyl)-tetraphosphatase: MAVEATSAGAILFRDTRGRREYLLLKSRPGDWEFPKGGVEGDEELQQTAIREVKEEAGIDQFRLLDGFREDYDYVFEANGKTIHKTVHLFIAKSYEASAELSNEHRDLQWRDYEQAVNTVTQDGPREILEQAHEYLDELEADGEI; the protein is encoded by the coding sequence ATGGCAGTCGAAGCTACGAGCGCAGGCGCGATCCTCTTCCGCGACACGCGGGGCCGGCGCGAGTATCTTCTGCTCAAGAGCCGCCCCGGAGACTGGGAGTTCCCCAAGGGCGGTGTCGAAGGAGACGAAGAACTACAGCAGACGGCGATCCGCGAAGTAAAAGAAGAGGCAGGGATAGACCAGTTCCGACTCCTCGACGGCTTTCGCGAAGACTACGACTACGTCTTCGAGGCGAACGGCAAGACGATCCACAAGACCGTTCACCTCTTCATCGCGAAGTCCTACGAGGCGAGTGCGGAACTGTCGAACGAACATCGCGACCTGCAGTGGCGCGATTACGAACAGGCGGTAAACACCGTCACTCAGGACGGTCCGCGCGAGATCTTAGAACAGGCCCACGAGTATCTCGACGAACTCGAGGCCGACGGCGAGATCTGA
- a CDS encoding radical SAM protein, with translation MRRFTGSGGSIAGNPATPNYQTLSEAEFERRSDSLWERYADCDLCAYDCGVDRTDGRIGACRVDDTASVSAHFAHFGEEDPIRGSHGSGTIFLANCNMTCVFCQNFETSHEAQGESATPEEIAEMALELQSKGCHNVNFVSPTHHSPHLVEAVRIAHERGLDLPIVWNCGGYERPEILEALEGIVDVYMPDVKWGDDDAATRYSKAPNYWTNVRASLREMHRQVGDLEIGADGLATGGVLVRHLVMPNHVESAKRVLSFVAEELSAETYVNVMAQYTPYYKAAREQRYEEIGREVTTEEYRSVIDHAREIGLERLEFDARALESR, from the coding sequence ATGCGACGATTCACGGGATCCGGCGGTTCGATCGCCGGCAACCCCGCCACTCCGAACTACCAAACGCTCTCCGAGGCGGAGTTCGAGCGCCGATCCGACTCGCTGTGGGAGCGATACGCCGACTGTGATCTCTGTGCGTACGACTGTGGCGTCGACCGAACCGACGGCCGGATCGGGGCGTGTCGAGTCGACGATACCGCGTCCGTCTCCGCGCACTTCGCACACTTCGGCGAGGAAGATCCCATCCGCGGAAGCCACGGCAGCGGGACGATCTTTCTCGCTAACTGTAACATGACCTGTGTGTTCTGTCAGAACTTCGAAACGAGCCACGAGGCCCAGGGCGAATCCGCCACGCCCGAGGAGATCGCCGAGATGGCCCTCGAACTCCAATCGAAGGGCTGTCACAACGTCAACTTCGTCTCGCCGACGCATCACTCGCCACACCTGGTCGAAGCCGTCCGGATCGCTCACGAACGCGGACTCGACCTGCCGATCGTCTGGAACTGTGGCGGCTACGAACGCCCCGAAATTCTCGAGGCACTCGAGGGGATCGTCGACGTCTACATGCCCGACGTGAAGTGGGGCGACGACGACGCGGCGACGAGGTACTCGAAGGCACCGAACTACTGGACGAACGTCAGAGCGTCTCTACGGGAGATGCACCGCCAGGTCGGCGACCTCGAGATCGGTGCCGACGGGCTGGCAACTGGTGGGGTGCTCGTTCGTCACCTCGTGATGCCGAATCACGTCGAGAGCGCGAAACGGGTGCTCTCCTTTGTCGCCGAGGAGCTCTCGGCGGAGACCTACGTCAACGTCATGGCCCAGTACACGCCGTACTACAAGGCCGCACGCGAGCAACGGTACGAGGAGATCGGTCGGGAGGTAACTACCGAGGAGTACCGCTCGGTTATAGACCACGCCCGCGAGATCGGACTCGAGCGACTCGAGTTCGACGCTCGCGCGCTCGAGTCACGCTGA
- a CDS encoding peptidylprolyl isomerase translates to MSDLTATLQTSKGDIDVELYDERAPRTVENFVGLATGEREWTDPETGETIEGEPLYDDVLFHRIIDDFMIQTGDPTGTGRGGPGYQFDDEFHDELRHDDEGILSMANSGPNTNGSQFFITLDAQSHLDGRHAVFGKVTDGMDVVREIGSAKTDANDRPAQDILLESVTVHRD, encoded by the coding sequence ATGAGTGATCTCACGGCGACGCTGCAGACGAGCAAAGGCGACATCGACGTCGAACTCTACGACGAGCGCGCACCGCGGACGGTCGAGAACTTCGTCGGACTCGCGACGGGCGAGCGGGAGTGGACCGACCCCGAGACCGGCGAAACGATCGAGGGCGAACCCCTGTACGACGACGTCCTCTTTCACCGCATCATCGACGACTTCATGATCCAGACCGGCGATCCGACTGGAACAGGCCGTGGCGGTCCAGGCTACCAGTTCGACGACGAGTTCCACGACGAACTCCGTCACGACGACGAGGGTATCCTCTCGATGGCGAACTCGGGGCCGAACACCAATGGCTCACAGTTTTTCATCACGCTCGACGCCCAGTCACACCTCGACGGCCGCCACGCCGTCTTCGGGAAGGTCACCGACGGCATGGACGTCGTCCGCGAGATCGGCTCGGCCAAGACCGACGCCAACGACCGCCCCGCCCAGGACATCCTGCTCGAGTCGGTCACCGTCCACCGGGACTGA
- a CDS encoding succinylglutamate desuccinylase/aspartoacylase family protein translates to MSSGTHATDEVTLATLPSGVAVTTTVHTYDGAADGPTLYVQAAQHGREVNGTELLRRFDERFSPASLSGTVIAVPVANPLTFDRVSYTTPEILDSVNPNMNRVWPGDDAGSLHQRMAATLWEYVVSADAVVDLHTGSPDMLPHVVYPDGDDDARTLAAAFGTDLLLAEPAGDDASVAWHQRGFDGKLRVAAAREGITAITPELAYNRRILEDVVDAGVEGLFDVLRQVGMLEGEPAEWDGTLAHNHLGQVPASASGLFRPNPSLELGQHVTEGVDLGTVYDPASYESLQHATAGREGILYTLTREATVVEGDKLASVAVLEVS, encoded by the coding sequence ATGAGTTCCGGAACGCACGCGACGGACGAGGTGACGCTCGCGACGCTTCCCTCTGGCGTCGCGGTCACGACGACCGTCCACACCTACGACGGGGCTGCTGACGGTCCGACGCTGTACGTACAGGCAGCCCAGCACGGTCGCGAGGTAAACGGGACCGAGCTCCTGCGGCGGTTCGATGAACGTTTCTCGCCCGCCTCGCTCTCCGGAACCGTGATCGCCGTCCCCGTCGCGAACCCGCTCACGTTCGATCGAGTCTCCTACACTACGCCCGAGATCTTAGACAGCGTCAACCCGAACATGAACCGCGTCTGGCCCGGCGACGACGCCGGGAGCCTCCACCAGCGAATGGCCGCGACGCTCTGGGAGTACGTCGTAAGCGCCGACGCCGTCGTCGACCTTCACACCGGCAGTCCCGACATGCTTCCACACGTCGTTTACCCGGACGGCGACGACGACGCCCGCACGCTTGCGGCGGCGTTCGGTACTGACCTCCTGCTCGCCGAGCCGGCCGGCGACGACGCGTCCGTGGCGTGGCATCAGCGTGGCTTCGACGGCAAGCTCCGCGTCGCCGCCGCGCGAGAAGGGATCACCGCGATCACGCCCGAGCTCGCCTACAACAGACGAATCCTCGAGGACGTCGTCGACGCCGGCGTCGAGGGGCTGTTCGACGTCCTTCGACAGGTCGGGATGCTCGAGGGCGAGCCGGCCGAGTGGGACGGGACGCTCGCGCACAACCACCTCGGTCAGGTTCCGGCGAGCGCCTCGGGGCTGTTCCGGCCGAACCCGTCGCTCGAGCTCGGCCAGCACGTCACCGAAGGTGTCGACCTCGGCACCGTCTACGATCCGGCGAGCTACGAGTCGCTTCAGCACGCAACGGCTGGCCGGGAGGGTATTCTGTACACGCTCACCCGCGAGGCGACAGTCGTCGAGGGGGACAAACTCGCGAGCGTGGCGGTGCTCGAGGTGTCGTAG
- a CDS encoding FAD-binding and (Fe-S)-binding domain-containing protein: MATDRPPHPPEEDDRVTYDYRSDDVDRPGLVADLERVVEGDVRFDSYSRELYATDASIYEITPIGVVFPTSTDDVVEVMEYCARREIPVLPRGGGTGLAGQTVNEAVVLDFSRYMDDVCDIDPDARTATAEPGVRLESLNEELAPHGLKFAPDPAWGDKSALGGAIGNNSTGAHSLQYGKTDAYVEECEVVLADGTVTTFGEVTLEELREHAGTADLEARIYAEVARILDEEGDLIEAVYPDLKRNVSGYNLDWLVADARGAARGTGEPDASGGTVNLAKLLCGSEGTLAIVTEATVALEPVPETKGMALLAYETIIDAMEDVAPIVEHDPAAVEVLDDVLIDLARDSAEFVPVTRMLPEGTGAVLLVEFYAEDDADGRRTVANLLADRCPGVEPEGDPDPERERVSLEAGTYAFDALEAHDAESRTKIWKLRKSGLPILLSRTTDEKHVAFIEDTAVPPENLPEFVADFQAVLEAHDTYASFYAHAGPGVLHIRPLVNTKTEAGLEDMESLTDAATDLVVEYDGSVSGEHGDGRARTQWNRKLYGDQIWETFQSLKTAFDPDWLLNPGQVVFREDDPTDMTENHRFGPDYAFESGFSPELNWECDNGFQGMVELCHGCGGCRGEQETTGGVMCPTYRASREEIASTRGRANALRQAMSGDLPPEEAFTDEFVEEVLALCIGCKGCAIDCPSEVDMAKLKAEVTHEYHERNGATVRDRLFANVHDLSRLGSRFAPVSNAAAKLPGARWLLEKTVGIDADRPLPRFYADTFRDWFAKRGGSRMSEAEADRTAVVYPDTYTNYSNPDAGKAAVCVLEAAGVHVTVPDGLGDTGRPAFSKGLLDEARETARENVDGLVPLIEEGWDVVVIEPSDAVMFQSDYLDLLAGEDTHILAGNVYGVCEYLDTFRLDEAIEFAAVEDSLTYHGHCHQKATAKDHHAVGVLRRAGYEVDPLDSGCCGMAGSFGYEAEHASMSDAIAAILYDQVDGSDGERVVAPGASCRTQLAHRPGASESPPTPIELLADALA; the protein is encoded by the coding sequence ATGGCAACAGACCGGCCGCCGCATCCGCCCGAGGAGGACGACCGCGTCACCTACGACTACCGGAGCGACGACGTCGACCGGCCGGGACTCGTCGCGGACCTAGAGCGCGTCGTCGAGGGCGACGTTCGCTTCGATTCATACTCCAGGGAGCTGTATGCCACCGACGCCAGCATCTACGAGATTACCCCGATCGGCGTCGTCTTCCCGACGTCGACCGACGACGTCGTCGAAGTGATGGAGTACTGTGCCCGGCGGGAGATCCCGGTACTCCCGCGCGGCGGCGGCACGGGTCTCGCAGGCCAGACGGTCAACGAGGCCGTCGTCCTCGATTTCAGCCGGTATATGGACGACGTGTGCGATATCGATCCCGACGCCCGGACCGCGACCGCCGAACCCGGCGTCCGCCTCGAGTCACTCAACGAGGAACTCGCCCCCCACGGGCTGAAGTTCGCCCCCGATCCGGCGTGGGGCGATAAGAGTGCGCTGGGCGGTGCGATCGGTAACAACTCCACGGGTGCACACTCCTTGCAGTACGGCAAGACCGACGCCTACGTCGAAGAGTGCGAGGTCGTCCTCGCCGACGGCACCGTCACGACCTTCGGCGAGGTCACCCTTGAGGAACTCCGCGAGCACGCGGGCACGGCGGACCTCGAAGCTCGGATCTACGCCGAAGTCGCCCGTATCCTCGACGAAGAGGGGGACCTGATCGAGGCGGTCTACCCCGACCTGAAACGGAACGTCTCGGGGTACAACCTCGACTGGCTGGTCGCGGACGCCCGCGGTGCAGCGCGTGGCACGGGCGAACCGGACGCGTCCGGCGGGACGGTCAACCTCGCGAAACTGCTCTGTGGTAGCGAGGGAACGCTCGCGATCGTCACCGAGGCGACAGTCGCCCTCGAGCCGGTTCCCGAAACGAAGGGGATGGCGTTGCTCGCCTACGAGACGATCATCGACGCGATGGAAGACGTCGCCCCGATCGTCGAGCACGATCCCGCGGCCGTCGAAGTGTTAGACGACGTGCTCATCGACCTCGCGCGCGACAGCGCCGAGTTCGTCCCCGTGACCCGGATGCTTCCCGAGGGGACGGGTGCCGTCTTGCTCGTCGAGTTCTACGCCGAGGACGACGCCGACGGAAGACGGACGGTCGCGAACCTGCTCGCGGATCGCTGTCCGGGCGTCGAGCCCGAGGGCGACCCCGATCCCGAGCGAGAGCGGGTGAGCCTCGAGGCGGGCACCTACGCTTTCGACGCGCTCGAGGCCCACGACGCCGAGAGTCGCACGAAGATCTGGAAGCTCCGCAAGTCCGGGCTGCCGATTTTGCTCTCGCGGACGACCGACGAGAAACACGTCGCCTTCATCGAGGACACGGCCGTCCCGCCGGAGAACCTCCCCGAGTTCGTCGCCGACTTCCAGGCCGTCCTCGAGGCCCACGACACCTACGCCAGCTTCTACGCCCACGCCGGGCCGGGCGTGCTCCACATTCGGCCGCTCGTGAACACGAAAACGGAGGCCGGACTCGAGGACATGGAGTCGCTCACCGACGCCGCCACCGACCTCGTCGTCGAGTACGACGGCTCGGTCTCGGGCGAACACGGCGACGGCCGCGCCCGGACCCAGTGGAACCGGAAACTGTACGGCGACCAGATCTGGGAGACCTTCCAGTCGCTGAAGACGGCGTTCGACCCCGACTGGCTGCTCAATCCGGGGCAGGTCGTCTTCCGCGAGGACGACCCGACCGACATGACCGAGAACCACCGGTTCGGGCCCGACTACGCGTTCGAATCGGGCTTCTCGCCCGAACTCAACTGGGAGTGTGACAACGGCTTCCAGGGGATGGTCGAGCTCTGTCACGGCTGTGGCGGCTGTCGGGGCGAGCAGGAAACGACCGGCGGCGTGATGTGTCCGACCTACCGGGCGAGTCGCGAGGAGATCGCGAGCACTCGCGGGCGAGCGAACGCTCTCCGACAGGCGATGAGCGGCGACCTCCCGCCGGAGGAGGCCTTCACGGACGAGTTCGTCGAGGAGGTGCTGGCGCTTTGTATCGGCTGCAAGGGCTGTGCCATCGACTGCCCGAGCGAGGTCGACATGGCCAAGCTCAAAGCCGAGGTGACTCACGAGTACCACGAGCGAAACGGCGCGACGGTGCGAGATCGCCTCTTCGCGAACGTCCACGACCTCTCCCGGCTCGGGAGCCGGTTCGCTCCTGTCTCGAACGCTGCGGCGAAGCTACCCGGCGCGCGCTGGCTGCTCGAGAAGACCGTCGGGATCGACGCCGACCGGCCGCTGCCTCGTTTCTACGCCGACACGTTCCGTGACTGGTTCGCGAAGCGAGGCGGCTCGCGGATGAGCGAGGCCGAGGCGGACCGCACAGCCGTCGTCTACCCCGACACGTACACGAACTACAGCAACCCCGACGCCGGGAAAGCCGCCGTGTGCGTCCTCGAGGCCGCGGGCGTCCACGTCACCGTCCCCGACGGACTGGGCGATACGGGCCGGCCCGCGTTCTCGAAGGGCTTGCTCGACGAGGCTCGCGAGACCGCCCGCGAGAACGTCGACGGACTCGTCCCGCTGATCGAGGAGGGGTGGGACGTCGTCGTGATCGAGCCCTCCGACGCGGTCATGTTCCAGTCGGACTACCTCGATCTGCTCGCCGGCGAGGACACCCACATCCTCGCCGGGAACGTCTACGGCGTCTGTGAGTACCTCGATACGTTCCGACTGGACGAGGCAATCGAGTTCGCCGCCGTCGAGGACTCGCTTACGTATCACGGCCACTGCCACCAGAAGGCAACGGCGAAAGACCATCACGCCGTGGGCGTCCTCCGTCGAGCGGGCTACGAGGTCGATCCGCTCGATTCGGGCTGCTGTGGGATGGCCGGCAGCTTCGGCTACGAGGCCGAACACGCCTCGATGAGCGACGCTATCGCTGCGATCCTCTACGACCAGGTCGACGGCAGCGACGGCGAGCGGGTCGTCGCTCCCGGCGCGTCCTGTCGCACGCAACTCGCCCATCGCCCTGGTGCGAGCGAGAGTCCCCCGACGCCGATCGAACTGCTCGCAGACGCGCTCGCGTGA
- a CDS encoding NUDIX domain-containing protein, translating to MTESHERDDPTHVVTAFLHNRGEVLLLCRSDAVGTYTGRWGGVSGFAEGEPDEQVRVEIAEETGLEDEVSLVRSARPVQFDDPDLGREWAVHPSLFECGSREVTLSEEHDDYEWVSPTAILEDDRETVPKLWEVYERVAPTVRSIAADDDHGAAFLSIRALEVLRDRAGLLVRERRHDRERDGDEDTDAEWDELAALARRLLEARPSMAVLRNRVNRAMTEAEADGADATAVHEAALEGIDRALEADEAAASNASEHVGGVVGTLSRSGTVLAALAAADPDRIYLAESRPLCEGRAVAEELADEWSVTLHTDAAMAHVLSREPIDCVLVGADTVLPDGRVVNKTGTRVLALAAAREGVPVYAVAATDKVSTRTDVNLESGSRGAVYDGDADLDVLNPTFDVTPADCVTGVVTERGTLPTAAIGDVAEELRALEDWTQDGQATE from the coding sequence ATGACCGAGAGCCACGAACGCGACGATCCGACCCACGTCGTCACCGCGTTCTTGCACAATCGAGGCGAGGTACTGCTGTTGTGCCGAAGCGACGCGGTCGGCACCTACACGGGCCGGTGGGGCGGCGTCTCCGGCTTCGCGGAGGGCGAACCCGACGAGCAGGTTCGCGTCGAAATCGCCGAAGAGACCGGCCTCGAGGACGAGGTTTCGCTGGTTCGTTCGGCCCGGCCCGTCCAGTTCGACGATCCTGACCTCGGCCGGGAGTGGGCCGTCCACCCGTCTCTCTTCGAGTGTGGTTCCCGCGAGGTCACTCTGAGCGAGGAACACGACGACTACGAGTGGGTTTCGCCGACGGCGATCCTCGAGGACGACCGTGAGACGGTCCCGAAGCTCTGGGAGGTCTACGAACGGGTCGCGCCCACCGTCCGTTCGATCGCGGCCGACGACGACCACGGCGCGGCATTCCTCTCGATCCGCGCCCTCGAGGTCCTGCGTGATCGGGCCGGCTTGCTGGTTCGCGAGCGACGCCACGACCGAGAGCGAGACGGAGACGAGGATACCGACGCCGAGTGGGACGAACTCGCCGCACTCGCACGCCGACTGCTCGAGGCTCGTCCCTCGATGGCCGTTCTCCGAAACCGGGTCAACCGGGCGATGACCGAGGCCGAAGCCGACGGCGCGGACGCGACGGCCGTCCACGAGGCCGCACTCGAGGGGATCGATCGCGCGCTCGAGGCCGACGAGGCGGCCGCATCGAACGCGAGCGAACACGTCGGCGGAGTCGTTGGGACGCTCTCGCGCTCGGGGACGGTTCTCGCGGCGCTCGCGGCCGCCGACCCCGATCGAATCTACCTCGCCGAGTCCCGACCCCTGTGTGAGGGGCGGGCCGTCGCCGAGGAACTCGCCGACGAGTGGTCAGTGACGCTTCATACGGATGCGGCGATGGCACACGTCCTCTCGCGGGAACCGATCGACTGCGTACTCGTCGGCGCCGACACCGTCTTGCCCGACGGCCGCGTCGTGAACAAGACCGGCACGCGAGTCCTGGCGCTCGCTGCGGCCCGCGAGGGCGTTCCCGTCTACGCCGTCGCCGCCACGGACAAGGTCTCGACCCGGACGGACGTCAACCTCGAGTCCGGCTCCCGGGGAGCGGTCTACGACGGCGACGCCGACCTCGACGTGTTGAACCCCACGTTCGACGTGACGCCCGCAGACTGCGTCACCGGCGTCGTCACCGAACGTGGAACGCTCCCGACGGCGGCGATCGGCGACGTTGCCGAGGAACTGCGTGCGCTCGAGGATTGGACGCAAGACGGGCAAGCGACCGAGTGA
- a CDS encoding metallophosphoesterase family protein yields the protein MPRVAILGDTHVPSRADEIPAWVATEIERADHAIHTDDFDSPAAYERIDALADGDLTAARGNMDPASLGLPTATTLEAGDVTFVVTHGTGDPAGWYDRVVATVHEQAGPDAIGVAGHTHEVVDETVDGVRICNPGSATAASPADRETIFVADVAGGDVELELRTG from the coding sequence ATGCCACGAGTCGCGATACTCGGCGACACGCACGTTCCGTCCCGGGCCGACGAGATTCCGGCCTGGGTCGCGACCGAGATCGAACGCGCCGATCACGCGATCCACACCGACGACTTCGACTCGCCGGCGGCGTACGAACGGATCGACGCGCTCGCAGACGGCGACCTGACGGCCGCTCGCGGGAACATGGATCCCGCCTCGTTGGGGCTGCCAACGGCGACGACGCTCGAGGCCGGCGACGTCACCTTCGTCGTCACCCACGGCACCGGCGACCCCGCGGGCTGGTACGACCGCGTCGTAGCGACCGTCCACGAGCAAGCGGGGCCGGACGCGATCGGCGTCGCCGGCCACACCCACGAGGTGGTCGACGAGACCGTCGACGGCGTCCGGATCTGTAACCCCGGCAGCGCGACCGCGGCGAGTCCGGCCGACCGCGAGACGATATTCGTCGCCGACGTGGCGGGAGGCGACGTCGAACTCGAGTTACGGACCGGCTGA